The Microbacter sp. GSS18 genome has a segment encoding these proteins:
- a CDS encoding TIGR00341 family protein produces the protein MSKLTRTLIPPSQRYTIPGLLDLLDLSHGDARSKRTGFTIMLVLSGIIAVAGVLADSTATVIGAMIIAPLGTPILGIAAGIVTGHPGLVARSVLWVVFGLGVVVVIGAVLSFGVADPAVLTTNGQITGRTSPRIVDLVAALATGMAGAFAMSRKDLSAVLPGVAIAISLVPPLGVVGVCAGQGAWSEALGALILFLCNVVALVIAGSIVFTMAGYARNPNASPTTNRRRAYSIVAVLSILIALPLAANSVVTLFYARTTYAIHQATGAWLDDADIDYTINGITWTNRTANVELFTEDGSLGDQSTLESSLADSVPDWVTVTIHVTPATTHVVYGGS, from the coding sequence ATGTCAAAGCTGACGCGCACGCTGATCCCGCCCTCGCAGCGGTACACGATCCCGGGGCTGCTCGACCTGCTCGACCTGTCGCACGGCGACGCGAGGAGCAAACGCACCGGCTTCACGATCATGCTCGTGCTGTCGGGGATCATCGCGGTGGCGGGCGTGCTGGCCGACTCCACCGCGACGGTGATCGGCGCCATGATCATCGCGCCGCTGGGAACCCCCATCCTGGGCATCGCGGCCGGCATCGTCACCGGCCACCCGGGCCTGGTCGCGCGCTCGGTGCTGTGGGTCGTGTTCGGGCTGGGCGTCGTCGTCGTCATCGGCGCGGTGCTGTCGTTCGGCGTCGCCGACCCCGCCGTGCTCACCACCAACGGTCAGATCACCGGACGCACCTCGCCGAGGATCGTGGACCTCGTGGCGGCCCTCGCCACCGGCATGGCGGGCGCGTTCGCGATGAGCCGCAAGGACCTCAGCGCCGTGCTGCCCGGCGTCGCCATCGCGATCTCGCTCGTGCCCCCGCTCGGGGTGGTCGGCGTATGCGCCGGCCAGGGGGCGTGGAGCGAGGCCCTCGGCGCCCTCATCCTGTTCCTGTGCAACGTGGTCGCGCTCGTGATCGCCGGCAGCATCGTGTTCACGATGGCCGGCTACGCGCGCAATCCCAACGCCTCGCCCACGACGAACCGCCGACGTGCGTACTCGATCGTCGCGGTGCTGTCGATCCTCATCGCCCTGCCGCTCGCGGCCAACAGCGTCGTGACGCTGTTCTACGCGCGCACGACTTATGCCATCCACCAGGCGACGGGGGCCTGGCTCGACGACGCCGACATCGACTACACCATCAACGGCATCACCTGGACGAACCGCACCGCCAACGTCGAGCTCTTCACCGAGGACGGCTCGCTGGGGGACCAGTCCACGCTCGAGTCGTCGCTGGCCGACAGCGTGCCCGACTGGGTCACGGTGACCATCCACGTCACACCGGCGACCACCCACGTCGTCTACGGCGGGTCCTGA
- a CDS encoding MFS transporter: MTGYRDLLRTPGVGRIIAAQLTARFPGGMLSLAVLLHIERVTGSYAAAGIVLAATSIGQAVAGPVTSRWMGLWGMRKVLTVTLVVCAAAITAMALVEMVVPAYAALGLIAGLSTPPVQSAARTIYPKLVNSSQLTPLFSLDASLQELIWVAAPVLVTFVGTQIGTVEALLMVVAVLIGGGAWFILSPEVGRVRIPRSRRRLGRVLLKPPVVLATVVGFLLIGACAAVEAGVVATFGHGGYEAGVVLALFAVGSLAGGLTFGHLPMGPWAMARRMAIVAAGLALTMVSLNAWWLGGTLLIAGIGIAPAFAVMFTMTSVSVKFSDTAEAYGWINTGQLIGAAAGSAVAGFLIDGVGPSGAYVAATAFCVAGVLVSIVFVRGFPDLRGRDASPIPDTEPVDLVT, translated from the coding sequence GTGACGGGCTATCGGGACCTTCTGCGCACGCCGGGCGTCGGACGCATCATCGCCGCGCAGCTGACGGCGCGCTTCCCCGGAGGGATGCTCAGCCTCGCGGTGCTCCTCCACATCGAGCGCGTCACCGGGTCGTACGCCGCCGCGGGGATCGTCCTGGCGGCGACGTCCATCGGCCAGGCCGTGGCGGGCCCGGTCACCAGCCGCTGGATGGGCCTGTGGGGCATGCGCAAGGTCCTGACGGTGACGCTCGTGGTGTGCGCGGCGGCGATCACCGCGATGGCGCTGGTCGAGATGGTCGTCCCCGCATACGCCGCCCTCGGCCTCATCGCGGGGCTCTCGACGCCGCCGGTGCAGTCGGCGGCCCGCACGATCTACCCCAAGCTGGTCAACTCGTCGCAGCTGACCCCGCTGTTCTCGCTGGACGCGTCGCTGCAGGAGCTGATCTGGGTCGCCGCCCCCGTGCTGGTGACGTTCGTCGGCACCCAGATCGGCACCGTCGAGGCGCTCCTGATGGTCGTGGCCGTCCTGATCGGCGGCGGAGCCTGGTTCATCCTCTCCCCCGAGGTCGGACGCGTGCGCATCCCGCGCAGCCGACGGCGGCTGGGCCGTGTGCTGCTGAAGCCACCGGTGGTGCTCGCGACGGTCGTCGGCTTCCTGCTGATCGGCGCGTGCGCCGCGGTCGAGGCCGGTGTGGTCGCGACGTTCGGCCATGGGGGCTACGAGGCCGGCGTCGTGCTGGCGCTGTTCGCCGTCGGCAGCCTCGCCGGGGGGCTCACGTTCGGGCATCTGCCCATGGGCCCGTGGGCGATGGCGCGGCGCATGGCGATCGTGGCGGCGGGCCTGGCGCTGACGATGGTGTCGCTGAACGCGTGGTGGCTGGGCGGAACGCTCCTGATCGCGGGCATCGGCATCGCGCCCGCGTTCGCCGTGATGTTCACGATGACGTCGGTGAGCGTGAAGTTCAGCGACACCGCCGAGGCGTACGGCTGGATCAACACCGGCCAACTCATCGGCGCGGCCGCGGGCTCGGCCGTCGCCGGATTCCTCATCGACGGCGTCGGCCCGAGCGGCGCCTACGTCGCCGCGACGGCGTTCTGCGTCGCCGGCGTCCTGGTCTCGATCGTGTTCGTACGCGGCTTCCCCGACCTGCGCGGTCGCGACGCCAGCCCCATCCCCGACACCGAGCCGGTCGACCTGGTCACGTGA
- the nrdH gene encoding glutaredoxin-like protein NrdH yields the protein MSITVYTKPACVQCNATYRALDSKGIEYEIHDLSEDPAALERVKSLGYLQAPVVVTDEDHWSGFRPDKIDELATRLV from the coding sequence ATGTCGATCACGGTCTACACGAAGCCGGCCTGTGTCCAGTGCAACGCGACGTATCGCGCGCTCGACTCGAAGGGCATCGAATACGAGATCCACGACCTGTCGGAGGACCCGGCGGCACTCGAGCGCGTGAAGTCGCTCGGCTACCTGCAGGCGCCGGTCGTGGTCACCGACGAGGATCACTGGTCGGGCTTCCGTCCCGACAAGATCGACGAGCTCGCGACTCGTCTGGTGTGA
- the nrdI gene encoding class Ib ribonucleoside-diphosphate reductase assembly flavoprotein NrdI, with amino-acid sequence MATAVAGRSAVADGAAAVPLLVYFSSTSGNTARFVDKLGLRALRIPLHSTEPRLEVDEPYVLITPTYGGGQGRGVEKGAVPKQVIRFLNDDHNRGLIRGVISAGNTNFGEHFCFAGDVISRKCRVPHLYRLELFGTPEDVDRVGDGLERWWNQQ; translated from the coding sequence GTGGCAACCGCGGTCGCAGGACGCAGCGCGGTTGCCGACGGGGCGGCCGCGGTTCCGCTCCTGGTCTACTTCTCCAGCACCTCCGGGAACACCGCCCGCTTCGTCGACAAGCTCGGACTGCGCGCGTTGCGCATCCCGCTGCACTCCACGGAGCCCCGGCTCGAAGTCGACGAGCCCTATGTCCTCATCACCCCCACCTACGGCGGAGGCCAGGGGCGCGGAGTCGAGAAGGGCGCTGTGCCCAAGCAGGTCATCCGCTTCCTCAACGACGACCACAACCGCGGTCTCATCCGCGGCGTGATCTCGGCGGGGAACACCAACTTCGGCGAGCACTTCTGCTTCGCCGGTGACGTCATCAGCCGCAAGTGCCGCGTGCCGCACTTGTATCGGCTCGAACTCTTCGGCACGCCGGAAGACGTGGATCGCGTAGGCGACGGATTGGAACGATGGTGGAATCAGCAGTGA
- the nrdE gene encoding class 1b ribonucleoside-diphosphate reductase subunit alpha: MVESAVTERGFKTDARFEGMDYHALNAMLNLYDADGKIQFDADKRAAREYFLQHVNQNTVFFHSLRERLDYLVEKQYYEGAVLEKYPFEFIQKLNDLAYAKKFRFETFLGAFKYYTSYTLKTFDGKRYLERFEDRVVMTALGLADGDQDLAVELVEEIIAGRFQPATPTFLNTGKAQRGELVSCFLLRIEDNMESIARGINSALQLSKRGGGVALLLSNIREAGAPIKQIENQSSGIIPVMKLLEDSFSYANQLGARQGAGAVYLNAHHPDIMKFLDTKRENADEKIRIKTLSLGVVVPDITFELAKNGEDMYLFSPYDVERVYGVPFGDIAISEKYREMVDDARIKKTKINAREFFQTLAEIQFESGYPYIMFEDTVNKANPIKGRINMSNLCSEILQVNTPTTYNEDLSYADIGKDISCNLGSMNIALAMDGKDLGKTVETAIRALTAVSDQSHISSVRSIEDGNDRSHAIGLGQMNLHGYLAREHVHYGSEEGIDFTNIYFYSVLFHALQASNKLAIERRHAFEGFADSTYASGEFFDKYIDRAWEPETEKVKELFAGIHIPTQDDWRALKASIQEHGIYNQNLQAVPPTGSISYINNSTSSIHPIASRVEIRKEGKLGRVYYPAAFMTNENLEYYQDAYEIGYEKVIDTYAAATQHVDQGLSLTLFFKDTATTRDINRAQIYAWRKGIKTIYYIRLRQMALEGTNLQECVSCML; this comes from the coding sequence ATGGTGGAATCAGCAGTGACCGAGCGCGGGTTCAAGACGGACGCGCGATTCGAGGGGATGGATTACCACGCCCTCAACGCGATGCTGAACCTGTACGACGCGGACGGGAAGATCCAGTTCGACGCCGACAAGCGGGCGGCGCGCGAGTACTTCCTGCAGCACGTGAACCAGAACACGGTGTTCTTCCACTCGCTCCGCGAGCGCCTGGACTACCTCGTCGAGAAGCAGTACTACGAGGGCGCCGTGCTCGAGAAGTACCCCTTCGAGTTCATCCAGAAGCTCAACGACCTGGCGTACGCGAAGAAGTTCCGCTTCGAGACGTTCCTCGGCGCGTTCAAGTACTACACCAGCTACACGCTGAAGACCTTCGACGGCAAGCGCTACCTCGAGCGCTTCGAGGACCGCGTGGTGATGACCGCGCTCGGCCTCGCCGACGGCGACCAGGACCTCGCGGTCGAGCTCGTCGAGGAGATCATCGCCGGCCGCTTCCAGCCGGCCACCCCGACGTTCCTCAACACCGGCAAGGCGCAGCGCGGCGAGCTCGTCTCGTGCTTCCTGCTGCGCATCGAGGACAACATGGAGTCGATCGCGCGAGGCATCAACTCCGCGCTCCAGCTGTCCAAGCGCGGCGGCGGCGTCGCGCTGCTTCTGTCGAACATCCGCGAGGCCGGTGCCCCGATCAAGCAGATCGAGAACCAGTCCAGCGGCATCATCCCGGTCATGAAGCTCCTCGAGGACTCCTTCAGCTACGCCAACCAGCTGGGCGCGCGTCAGGGCGCGGGCGCGGTGTACCTCAACGCGCACCACCCCGACATCATGAAGTTCCTCGACACCAAGCGCGAGAATGCGGACGAGAAGATCCGCATCAAGACGCTGTCGCTGGGCGTCGTGGTGCCCGACATCACGTTCGAGCTGGCCAAGAACGGCGAGGACATGTACCTCTTCTCGCCGTACGACGTCGAGCGCGTGTACGGCGTGCCGTTCGGCGACATCGCGATCAGCGAGAAGTACCGCGAGATGGTCGACGACGCGCGCATCAAGAAGACGAAGATCAACGCGCGCGAGTTCTTCCAGACCCTCGCCGAGATCCAGTTCGAGTCGGGCTACCCGTACATCATGTTCGAGGACACGGTGAACAAGGCCAACCCGATCAAGGGCCGGATCAACATGTCGAACCTGTGCTCCGAGATCCTCCAGGTCAACACCCCGACGACGTACAACGAGGACCTGTCGTACGCGGACATCGGCAAGGACATCTCGTGCAACCTGGGCTCGATGAACATCGCGCTGGCGATGGACGGCAAGGACCTGGGCAAGACCGTCGAGACCGCGATCCGCGCGCTCACCGCGGTGAGCGACCAGAGCCACATCTCGTCGGTCCGCTCGATCGAGGACGGCAACGACCGCTCGCACGCGATCGGCCTCGGCCAGATGAACCTCCACGGCTACCTCGCGCGCGAGCACGTCCACTACGGCTCCGAAGAGGGCATCGACTTCACGAACATCTACTTCTACTCGGTGCTCTTCCACGCGCTGCAGGCCTCGAACAAGCTCGCGATCGAGCGCCGCCATGCGTTCGAGGGCTTCGCCGACTCGACGTACGCGTCGGGCGAGTTCTTCGACAAGTACATCGACCGCGCGTGGGAGCCCGAGACCGAGAAGGTGAAGGAGCTGTTCGCGGGCATCCACATCCCGACGCAGGACGACTGGCGGGCGCTCAAGGCGAGCATCCAGGAGCACGGCATCTACAACCAGAACCTGCAGGCGGTGCCGCCGACCGGTTCGATCTCGTACATCAACAACTCCACCAGCTCGATCCACCCGATCGCCTCGCGCGTCGAGATCCGCAAGGAGGGCAAGCTCGGGCGCGTCTACTACCCGGCCGCGTTCATGACGAACGAGAACCTGGAGTACTACCAGGACGCCTACGAGATCGGCTACGAGAAGGTCATCGACACGTACGCCGCCGCGACGCAGCACGTCGACCAGGGACTGTCGCTGACGCTGTTCTTCAAGGACACCGCCACGACGCGCGATATCAACCGCGCCCAGATCTACGCGTGGCGCAAGGGCATCAAGACGATCTACTACATCCGCCTGCGTCAGATGGCGCTCGAGGGAACCAACCTTCAGGAGTGCGTCAGCTGCATGCTCTGA
- the nrdF gene encoding class 1b ribonucleoside-diphosphate reductase subunit beta → MTPEPLKLIDHVQAINWNRIQDDKDLEVWNRLVNNFWLPEKVPLSNDIQSWNTLSPAEQTLTMRVFTGLTLLDTIQGTVGAVSLIPDAITPHEEAVYTNIAFMESVHAKSYSSIFSTLCSTPEIDDAFRWSVENENLQKKAHIIMEYYRGDEPLKRKVASTLLESFLFYSGFYLPLYWSSKAKLTNTADIIRLIIRDEAVHGYYIGYKFQKGLEKVSEAERADIKDYTFSLLYELYDNEVQYTQDLYDGVGLTEEVKKFLHYNANKALMNLGYEAMFPSTVTNVSPAILSALSPNADENHDFFSGSGSSYVIGKAVATEDEDWDF, encoded by the coding sequence ATGACTCCCGAGCCGCTCAAGCTCATCGACCACGTCCAGGCGATCAACTGGAACCGCATCCAGGACGACAAGGACCTCGAGGTGTGGAACCGCCTCGTGAACAACTTCTGGCTGCCCGAGAAGGTGCCGCTGTCCAACGACATCCAGTCCTGGAACACGCTCTCGCCCGCCGAGCAGACGCTCACGATGCGCGTGTTCACCGGACTGACGCTGCTGGACACCATCCAGGGCACCGTCGGGGCGGTGTCGCTCATCCCCGATGCGATCACTCCGCACGAAGAGGCGGTGTACACCAACATCGCCTTCATGGAGTCGGTGCACGCCAAGAGCTACTCGTCGATCTTCTCGACGCTGTGCTCGACGCCCGAGATCGACGACGCGTTCCGCTGGTCGGTCGAGAACGAGAACCTTCAGAAGAAGGCTCACATCATCATGGAGTACTACCGCGGCGACGAGCCCCTCAAGCGCAAGGTCGCGTCGACCCTGCTCGAGTCGTTCCTGTTCTACTCGGGCTTCTACCTGCCGCTGTACTGGTCGAGCAAGGCGAAGCTCACCAACACGGCCGACATCATCCGTCTCATCATCCGCGACGAGGCCGTGCACGGCTACTACATCGGCTACAAGTTCCAGAAGGGCCTCGAGAAGGTCTCGGAGGCCGAGCGCGCCGACATCAAGGACTACACGTTCTCGCTGCTGTACGAGCTCTACGACAACGAGGTGCAGTACACGCAGGACCTGTACGACGGCGTGGGACTGACCGAGGAGGTCAAGAAGTTCCTCCACTACAACGCCAACAAGGCCCTCATGAATCTGGGCTACGAGGCGATGTTCCCCTCGACCGTGACGAACGTCAGCCCGGCGATCCTGTCGGCGCTGTCGCCGAACGCCGACGAGAACCACGACTTCTTCTCGGGGTCCGGCTCGTCGTACGTCATCGGCAAGGCCGTCGCCACCGAGGACGAGGACTGGGACTTCTAG
- a CDS encoding TIR domain-containing protein, whose protein sequence is MTYSVFVSYRRSNASGAAGRIYDALTARFGEDAVFMDVDGIEPGADFEQVLDETLRDCRAVVVVIDPHWTDVVDADGARRLDDPDDFVRLEVESALKRDVKVLPVLVDGARMPARADLPESLGGLATRQGLEVTSSRFKYDVGVLAAAIEPLLPTRKRGYALAGAGAEGARRRWLPAVIAVGAVALVAGGVAVVLSLLPGTADAPLADVSSAGTPTPTAATPTPTPTPTTLFDTVEIEAEDGRLVATIAAHSDPQASGGAYISAAESESGTARYEFDVATAGTYRIWARVSQPESEDPARTDLNDTYILSLDSSAPDIWDFHEGESTVYLDWTWELISLRCDGDFAHHNCDPFEAELDAGPHVLVLTAREVDARLDALVVSSDPDFRPEGRLN, encoded by the coding sequence GTGACGTACTCCGTCTTCGTGAGCTACCGGCGCAGCAACGCCTCCGGCGCCGCCGGGCGCATCTACGACGCCCTCACCGCCCGCTTCGGCGAGGACGCGGTCTTCATGGACGTCGACGGCATCGAGCCGGGCGCCGACTTCGAGCAGGTGCTGGACGAGACGCTGCGCGACTGCCGCGCCGTGGTGGTGGTGATCGATCCGCACTGGACCGACGTCGTCGACGCCGACGGCGCGCGGCGGCTGGACGATCCCGACGACTTCGTCCGGCTCGAGGTCGAGAGCGCACTGAAGCGCGACGTCAAGGTGCTCCCCGTGCTCGTGGACGGCGCGCGCATGCCGGCCCGCGCGGATCTGCCCGAGTCGCTCGGGGGCCTGGCCACGAGACAGGGCCTCGAGGTGACGTCGTCGCGCTTCAAGTACGACGTCGGCGTGCTCGCGGCGGCGATCGAGCCGCTGCTGCCGACGCGCAAGCGCGGTTACGCGCTGGCGGGTGCGGGAGCCGAAGGCGCGAGGCGGCGCTGGCTGCCGGCGGTCATCGCGGTGGGCGCCGTCGCTCTCGTCGCAGGCGGGGTCGCGGTCGTGCTCTCGCTGCTGCCGGGCACGGCGGACGCGCCCCTCGCGGACGTGTCGTCCGCCGGGACACCCACCCCGACCGCGGCGACGCCGACCCCGACGCCCACGCCGACCACGCTCTTCGACACCGTCGAGATCGAGGCCGAGGACGGCCGGCTCGTCGCCACGATCGCCGCCCACTCCGACCCGCAGGCGTCGGGCGGGGCCTACATCTCGGCGGCGGAGTCCGAGAGCGGCACGGCCCGGTACGAGTTCGATGTCGCCACCGCCGGCACGTACCGCATCTGGGCGCGCGTCAGCCAGCCGGAGTCGGAGGACCCGGCACGGACAGACCTGAACGACACCTACATCCTGTCTCTCGACTCCTCGGCACCCGACATCTGGGACTTCCACGAAGGCGAGTCGACGGTCTATCTCGACTGGACGTGGGAGCTGATCAGCCTGCGGTGCGACGGGGACTTCGCGCACCACAACTGCGACCCCTTCGAGGCAGAGCTCGATGCCGGACCGCACGTGCTCGTCCTCACCGCCCGCGAGGTCGATGCGCGGCTGGACGCATTGGTCGTCTCGAGCGACCCGGACTTCCGCCCCGAGGGCCGGCTGAACTGA
- a CDS encoding methyltransferase, with the protein MEFSWDDLRRWPDVEADDLVAVDAADRLILDESAGARADAGRAATAVIGDAYGALALGAAADTAGESAHVRVHQDALTGERALAANAVRLGLAGDTASLPLSGEVVRDARVVLLRLPRSLDALRDIAGLIAAHAAPDVRVFAGGRIKHMSTAMNEVLREFFGRVDVTHARQKSRVLVASDPHDGRDPQPRCIETDGVVVCAYGGAFAGAAVDIGTRFLLEHVPDRIPDDAAAIDLACGTGVVAATLALRHPGLRLYACDQSAVAVASARATAAANGVADRIEVVRDDGLGAREDASAGVILLNPPFHSGAAVHEGIAPRLFADAARVLRPGGRLWTVWNSHLRYRPVLERIVGPTQQIARNAKFTVTVSTRR; encoded by the coding sequence GTGGAGTTCTCGTGGGACGACCTGCGTCGCTGGCCGGATGTCGAAGCCGACGACCTGGTCGCGGTCGACGCCGCCGACCGGCTGATCCTCGACGAGTCGGCCGGGGCCCGCGCGGACGCCGGGCGTGCGGCCACCGCCGTGATCGGCGATGCGTACGGCGCGCTGGCGCTGGGAGCCGCCGCCGACACGGCCGGGGAATCGGCGCACGTGCGCGTCCACCAGGACGCGCTGACCGGCGAGCGCGCGCTGGCGGCCAATGCCGTGCGCCTCGGGCTCGCGGGCGACACCGCGTCGCTGCCGCTGTCGGGGGAGGTGGTCCGCGACGCGCGCGTGGTCCTGCTGCGCCTCCCGCGTTCGCTCGACGCGCTGCGCGACATCGCGGGCCTGATCGCCGCCCACGCCGCCCCTGACGTGCGCGTGTTCGCGGGCGGGCGCATCAAGCACATGAGCACGGCGATGAACGAGGTGCTGCGGGAGTTCTTCGGCCGCGTCGACGTGACGCACGCCCGCCAGAAGTCACGCGTGCTCGTGGCCTCGGACCCGCACGACGGCCGGGATCCGCAGCCGCGCTGCATCGAAACCGACGGCGTGGTGGTGTGCGCGTACGGCGGCGCGTTCGCGGGGGCGGCGGTCGACATCGGCACGCGCTTCCTGCTCGAGCACGTGCCGGACCGGATTCCCGACGACGCCGCTGCGATCGATCTGGCATGCGGCACCGGCGTCGTCGCGGCGACGCTGGCGCTGCGCCATCCCGGTCTGCGGCTCTACGCGTGCGACCAGTCCGCCGTCGCCGTCGCTTCAGCGCGGGCCACGGCCGCCGCGAACGGCGTCGCAGACCGGATCGAGGTGGTCCGCGACGATGGACTGGGTGCGCGCGAGGACGCATCGGCCGGTGTGATCCTGCTGAACCCGCCGTTCCACTCCGGCGCGGCCGTCCACGAGGGCATCGCGCCGCGCCTGTTCGCGGACGCGGCCCGCGTGCTTCGGCCCGGCGGTCGGCTGTGGACGGTGTGGAACTCCCACCTTCGCTACCGTCCGGTCCTCGAGCGCATCGTCGGTCCGACGCAGCAGATCGCGCGCAACGCGAAGTTCACTGTGACGGTGTCGACCAGACGCTGA
- a CDS encoding DUF3817 domain-containing protein, translating to MFRTPLSLFRALAIAEAISWTLLIAGLVLRATADLAIAVTVGGAIHGFVFLSYGATAVLVSMNQRWKPGPAIVAVVSAVIPYATVPVEIWLHRSGRLEGQWRLEEAADPADRVWYDGPMRWFLRRPWLLGALIALAVVALYVTLLLVGPPGGRD from the coding sequence GTGTTCCGCACGCCCCTGAGCCTGTTCCGTGCCCTCGCGATCGCCGAGGCGATCTCGTGGACCCTGCTGATCGCCGGCCTCGTGCTGCGCGCCACCGCAGACCTCGCCATCGCGGTGACCGTCGGCGGCGCGATCCACGGCTTCGTCTTCCTCTCGTACGGGGCGACGGCGGTGCTGGTGTCGATGAACCAGCGCTGGAAGCCGGGCCCCGCGATCGTGGCCGTCGTGAGCGCGGTGATCCCGTACGCGACCGTCCCGGTCGAGATCTGGCTGCACCGCTCCGGCCGCCTGGAAGGGCAGTGGCGGCTCGAGGAAGCCGCCGATCCTGCCGACCGCGTCTGGTACGACGGGCCGATGCGCTGGTTCCTGCGGCGACCGTGGCTGCTGGGCGCCCTCATCGCCCTGGCCGTGGTCGCGCTGTACGTCACGCTGCTGCTCGTCGGTCCGCCCGGCGGCCGCGACTGA
- the nhaA gene encoding Na+/H+ antiporter NhaA, with translation MADARVSTDTVPRAPAKRPHKKKHPSGDRLSAGLMLLGTAIALLWANSPWGATYHEFWDMHVGLSLGDLHVEATLHEVVNDMLMTFFFFLVGLEVKRELTIGELTDRSRAIVPIVAAIAGLIVPAALFVPLGAMVGEADAWGIVISMDTAFLLGALALIGPAFPKRLRTFLLTLAVVDDIGALAVIGIFYSGVLSPVPLVTAAVLMGLIALVRFAPVGRGLLYAILGVALWVAVLAAGIHPTLAGVAVALLIPVFSPRRADVEQAAALTQAFRESPNPQYAAALTRSIRQSLSINERIDMAWRPYVAYGVLPLFALANAGVHLGPEVFRDAFTSPLTWGIILGLVVGKFVGITGATALVRASGKGQLAPGLAMHRVAGGAALSGIGFTISLFIVPIAIEDPELQDLARVGVLTASVMAFLLGWAIISVGDRLRPPQPVGAKLARPVDPERDHVFGSSAATCEIVEYGDFECPFCSRATGSVDAVLAHFGSDVRWVWRHLPLDQPHPHAQEAAQAAEAAGLQGRFYEMARLMFANQDRLERTDLFGYAEQLGLDLDRFADDLTSPDVLRRVQDDRLDAEVMDLHSTPTFFINGVRHIGPYDSASLIRALEAARPAPPPE, from the coding sequence GTGGCCGACGCGCGTGTGAGCACCGACACCGTCCCGCGCGCGCCTGCGAAGCGCCCGCACAAGAAGAAGCACCCGTCCGGGGACCGGCTGTCGGCCGGACTGATGCTGCTGGGCACGGCGATCGCCCTGCTGTGGGCCAACTCGCCGTGGGGCGCGACGTACCACGAGTTCTGGGACATGCACGTCGGCCTCTCGCTCGGCGACCTCCACGTGGAGGCGACGCTGCACGAAGTCGTCAACGACATGCTCATGACGTTCTTCTTCTTCCTCGTGGGTCTCGAGGTCAAGCGCGAGCTCACGATCGGCGAACTCACCGACCGGTCCCGGGCGATCGTGCCGATCGTCGCCGCGATCGCGGGGCTCATCGTGCCCGCGGCGCTCTTCGTGCCCCTGGGCGCGATGGTCGGCGAGGCGGATGCCTGGGGGATCGTCATCTCGATGGACACGGCCTTCCTGCTGGGCGCGCTCGCGCTCATCGGTCCGGCCTTCCCGAAGCGGCTGCGCACGTTCCTGCTGACGCTCGCCGTCGTCGACGACATCGGAGCCCTCGCCGTCATCGGCATCTTCTACAGCGGCGTGCTCTCGCCGGTGCCGCTGGTGACCGCCGCGGTGCTCATGGGGCTCATCGCGCTCGTGCGATTCGCCCCCGTCGGCCGGGGCCTGCTGTACGCGATCCTCGGCGTCGCCCTGTGGGTCGCGGTGCTCGCCGCGGGCATCCACCCCACGCTCGCCGGCGTCGCCGTCGCGCTGCTCATCCCCGTCTTCTCGCCCCGTCGTGCCGACGTCGAGCAGGCCGCGGCGCTCACGCAGGCGTTCCGCGAGTCGCCGAACCCGCAGTACGCCGCGGCGCTCACGCGAAGCATCCGCCAGTCGCTGTCGATCAACGAGCGCATCGACATGGCCTGGCGGCCCTATGTCGCGTACGGCGTGCTCCCGCTGTTCGCCCTCGCGAACGCCGGTGTCCACCTCGGGCCGGAGGTCTTCCGCGACGCGTTCACGTCGCCGCTGACGTGGGGCATCATTCTGGGGCTCGTGGTCGGAAAGTTCGTCGGCATCACGGGGGCGACGGCGCTCGTGCGCGCGTCGGGCAAGGGACAGCTCGCCCCGGGGCTCGCCATGCACCGCGTCGCCGGAGGGGCCGCTCTGTCGGGCATCGGGTTCACGATCTCGCTGTTCATCGTCCCGATCGCGATCGAGGACCCCGAACTGCAGGATCTCGCCCGCGTGGGCGTGCTCACCGCATCGGTCATGGCGTTCCTGCTCGGCTGGGCGATCATCTCGGTGGGCGACCGGCTGCGCCCGCCGCAGCCCGTCGGTGCGAAGCTCGCCCGTCCCGTCGACCCCGAGCGCGATCACGTCTTCGGCTCGAGCGCGGCGACGTGCGAGATCGTCGAGTACGGGGACTTCGAGTGCCCGTTCTGCAGTCGGGCGACCGGCTCGGTCGATGCGGTCCTGGCCCACTTCGGCTCGGATGTGCGATGGGTGTGGCGTCACCTTCCCCTCGACCAGCCGCATCCGCACGCGCAGGAGGCGGCGCAGGCCGCCGAGGCGGCGGGCCTGCAGGGCCGCTTCTACGAGATGGCGCGCCTGATGTTCGCGAACCAGGATCGCCTGGAGCGCACGGATCTGTTCGGGTACGCCGAGCAGCTGGGGCTGGATCTCGACCGATTCGCCGACGATCTGACCTCGCCCGACGTGCTGCGGCGCGTGCAGGACGACCGACTGGACGCCGAGGTCATGGATCTGCACTCCACGCCGACGTTCTTCATCAACGGCGTTCGGCACATCGGCCCGTACGATTCGGCGAGCCTCATTCGCGCGCTGGAGGCGGCGCGACCGGCTCCGCCTCCGGAGTGA